The following proteins are encoded in a genomic region of Populus trichocarpa isolate Nisqually-1 chromosome 13, P.trichocarpa_v4.1, whole genome shotgun sequence:
- the LOC18104102 gene encoding LOW QUALITY PROTEIN: putative germin-like protein 2-1 (The sequence of the model RefSeq protein was modified relative to this genomic sequence to represent the inferred CDS: inserted 1 base in 1 codon), which translates to MKRVYFLATFVFLAFAASFAFASDPSPLQDFCVAINDTKDGVFVNGKFCKDPKLATENDFFFPGLNIARNTSNPVGSVVTPANVAQIPGLNTLGISLVRIDYAPYGGLNPPHTHPRATEILTVXGGTLYVGFVTSNPDNRLITKVLNPGDVFVFPVGLIHFQFNVGKTKASAIGALSSQNPGVITIANAVFGSTPPIRSDVLAKAFQVDKKIVDYLQKQFWYDNN; encoded by the exons ATGAAAAGAGTTTATTTTCTTGCCACTTTTGTATTTCTGGCTTTCGCTGCCTCATTTGCCTTTGCCTCCGACCCTAGTCCTCTACAGGATTTTTGTGTAGCCATCAATGATACTAAGGATGGTG TGTTCGTGAATGGGAAATTCTGCAAGGACCCAAAGCTTGCCACAGAAAATGATTTCTTCTTTCCAGGGCTCAACATTGCCAGAAACACCTCCAATCCAGTTGGCTCGGTGGTCACTCCAGCTAATGTTGCTCAAATTCCAGGGCTCAATACTCTTGGAATATCGCTGGTTCGCATTGATTATGCACCATACGGTGGCCTAAACCCACCACACACTCACCCTCGTGCCACGGAGATCCTAACAG CTGGAGGAACTCTGTATGTTGGCTTTGTCACATCGAACCCTGATAATCGTCTCATCACCAAAGTCCTAAACCCAGGAGATGTTTTCGTGTTCCCAGTTGGACTCATTCACTTCCAATTCAATGTGGGGAAAACCAAAGCTTCGGCCATTGGTGCCTTGAGCAGCCAGAACCCTGGTGTAATTACAATCGCAAATGCAGTCTTCGGATCCACTCCACCAATTAGATCTGATGTTCTCGCCAAGGCCTTCCAAGTGGACAAGAAAATAGTGGACTATCTGCAGAAGCAGTTCTGGTACGACAACAATTAG
- the LOC112323843 gene encoding putative germin-like protein 2-1 produces MKRVHFLATFVFLAFAASFAFASDPSPLQDFCVAINDTKDGVFVNGKFCKDPKLATENDFFFPGLNIARNTSNPVGSVVTPANVAQIPGLNTLGISLVRIDYAPYGGLNPPHTHPRATEILTVLEGTLYVGFVTSNPDNRLITKVLHPGDVFVFPVGLIHFQFNVGKTKASAIGALSSQNPGVITIANAVFGSTPPIRSDVLAKAFQVDKKIVDYLQKQFWYDNN; encoded by the exons ATGAAAAGAGTCCATTTTCTTGCAACTTTTGTATTTCTGGCTTTCGCTGCCTCATTTGCCTTTGCCTCTGACCCTAGTCCTCTACAGGATTTTTGTGTAGCCATCAATGATACTAAGGATGGTG TGTTCGTGAATGGGAAATTCTGCAAGGACCCAAAGCTTGCCACAGAAAATGATTTCTTCTTTCCAGGGCTCAACATTGCCAGAAACACCTCCAATCCAGTTGGCTCGGTGGTCACTCCAGCTAATGTTGCTCAAATTCCAGGGCTCAATACTCTTGGAATATCGCTGGTTCGCATTGATTATGCACCATACGGTGGCCTAAACCCACCACACACTCACCCTCGTGCCACGGAGATCCTAACAGTCCTGGAGGGAACTCTGTATGTTGGCTTTGTCACATCGAACCCTGATAATCGTCTCATCACCAAAGTCCTACACCCAGGAGATGTTTTCGTGTTCCCAGTTGGACTCATTCACTTCCAATTCAATGTGGGGAAAACCAAAGCTTCGGCCATTGGTGCCTTGAGCAGCCAGAACCCTGGTGTAATTACAATCGCAAATGCAGTCTTCGGATCCACTCCACCAATTAGATCTGATGTTCTCGCCAAGGCCTTCCAAGTGGACAAGAAAATAGTGGACTATCTGCAGAAGCAGTTCTGGTACGACAACAATTAG
- the LOC7474644 gene encoding putative germin-like protein 2-1, protein MKRVHFLATFVFLAFAASFAFASDPSPLQDFCVAINDTKDGVFVNGKFCKDPKLATENDFFFPGLNIARNTSNPVGSVVTPANVAQIPGLNTLGISLVRIDYAPYGGLNPPHTHPRATEILTVLEGTLYVGFVTSNPDNRLITKVLNPGDVFVFPVGLIHFQFNVGKTKASAIGALSSQNPGVITIANAVFGSTPPIRSDVLAKAFQVDKNIVDYLQKQFWYDNN, encoded by the exons ATGAAAAGAGTTCATTTTCTTGCAACTTTTGTCTTTCTCGCTTTCGCTGCCTCATTTGCCTTTGCCTCCGACCCTAGTCCTCTACAGGATTTTTGTGTAGCCATCAATGATACTAAGGATGGTG TGTTCGTAAATGGGAAATTCTGCAAGGACCCAAAGCTTGCCACAGAAAATGATTTCTTCTTTCCAGGGCTCAACATTGCCAGAAACACCTCCAATCCAGTTGGATCGGTGGTCACTCCTGCTAATGTTGCTCAAATTCCAGGGCTCAATACTCTTGGAATATCGCTGGTTCGCATTGATTATGCACCATACGGTGGCCTAAACCCACCACACACTCACCCTCGTGCCACGGAGATCCTAACAGTCCTGGAGGGAACTCTGTATGTTGGCTTTGTCACATCGAACCCTGATAATCGTCTCATCACCAAAGTCCTAAACCCAGGAGATGTTTTCGTGTTCCCAGTTGGACTCATTCACTTCCAATTCAATGTGGGGAAAACCAAAGCTTCGGCCATTGGTGCCTTGAGCAGCCAGAACCCTGGTGTAATTACAATCGCAAATGCAGTCTTCGGATCCACTCCACCAATTAGATCTGATGTTCTCGCCAAGGCCTTCCAAGTGGACAAGAATATAGTGGACTATCTTCAGAAGCAGTTCTGGTACGACAACAATTAG